The Paenibacillus sp. MBLB1832 genome has a window encoding:
- a CDS encoding ROK family protein gives MSVINTADIRSQNKKNIIQTVRYGRPITKKEIADRLNLSFATVSNLCNQLVEEGILSIVSSENSSGGRIPNFVSLEPNSRGILCLDLNHHDKATIALLNLQNQTIAASQVDIPPLLELGTLIESCYEASMGLLEKIKFPIEHVLGLGVAIPGIFYKKNNTVINSTISMFENQFVKKELEERFQLPAYLENESNILAVATSTQLQLSSGQRQDVAYLYVGDGLGVGITHRGAILTGNRGFGGEVSHMPIGLHPYNCYCGQVGCVETELSLAGFWRTYYGTDAVPPSTSLTFFWKEFVSALKAGDERAHQVAEEKGRLLGKLISVIDNLIDPDVVYVGGIIEPIFQTLYLFMQEEARSRVVTREFFFPEIRKGIDYEQTLLQGCSEMVITLWNP, from the coding sequence ATGAGCGTTATAAATACAGCTGATATACGCAGCCAAAATAAAAAGAATATTATTCAAACGGTCCGCTACGGACGTCCGATAACGAAAAAAGAAATTGCTGATAGGCTTAACTTAAGTTTTGCCACAGTATCAAATCTATGTAATCAGTTGGTAGAGGAAGGTATTCTATCTATTGTTTCATCGGAGAATTCAAGCGGTGGACGCATTCCCAACTTCGTCTCGCTAGAGCCAAATTCACGAGGGATACTTTGCCTGGATTTGAATCATCACGACAAGGCCACGATCGCGCTGCTTAACTTGCAGAATCAAACCATAGCTGCGAGTCAGGTAGACATTCCTCCTTTACTAGAATTGGGAACGCTAATTGAGTCATGTTATGAGGCATCCATGGGACTGCTGGAGAAGATCAAGTTTCCCATTGAGCATGTCCTTGGTTTAGGAGTAGCCATTCCAGGTATTTTTTATAAGAAAAATAATACCGTCATCAACTCGACAATTTCTATGTTTGAGAATCAGTTTGTAAAAAAAGAGCTTGAGGAACGGTTTCAACTGCCCGCCTATTTGGAGAACGAATCCAACATCTTGGCCGTGGCAACTTCAACTCAGCTCCAGCTAAGCTCTGGCCAACGCCAGGATGTTGCCTATCTCTACGTAGGAGATGGTCTAGGGGTTGGTATTACGCATCGCGGAGCGATACTAACAGGCAATCGCGGTTTTGGCGGGGAAGTTAGTCACATGCCAATTGGCCTGCATCCCTACAACTGCTACTGCGGGCAAGTCGGCTGCGTCGAAACGGAATTGTCCCTCGCGGGTTTTTGGAGAACCTATTACGGAACGGACGCAGTTCCGCCGTCTACTTCACTAACATTTTTCTGGAAAGAGTTCGTGTCAGCCTTGAAAGCGGGAGACGAACGTGCGCATCAGGTTGCAGAAGAAAAAGGGAGATTGCTGGGCAAGCTGATTTCGGTAATTGATAATCTGATTGACCCAGACGTCGTCTATGTAGGCGGGATCATTGAACCCATCTTTCAAACGCTGTACCTCTTTATGCAAGAGGAAGCTAGGAGCAGAGTGGTTACAAGAGAATTCTTTTTTCCCGAAATAAGAAAAGGAATTGACTACGAGCAAACCCTGCTCCAGGGCTGTTCGGAAATGGTTATTACACTATGGAATCCCTAA